One segment of Castanea sativa cultivar Marrone di Chiusa Pesio chromosome 3, ASM4071231v1 DNA contains the following:
- the LOC142629038 gene encoding uncharacterized protein LOC142629038 produces MDLVKVSKQQLQVMRDDEWISLLTEVSSFCTTHDIPILNMNEIFVVSGRPQRNTQQNTNLYHYHVELFYTVIDMQLQELNNCFSEANTDLLLCMACLNSSNSFVAFDKEKLICLAKFYPSNFLGTDILALDSQLQNYIFDMRNNDLFSELQGVSEFAEKVSEHREA; encoded by the coding sequence ATGGATCTTGTTAAAGTGTCTAAGCAACAATTGCAAGTGATGAGAGATGATGAATGGATATCTTTATTGACTGAAGTATCTTCATTTTGTACCACACATGATATTCCTATCTTGAACATgaatgaaatatttgtagttagCGGGAGGCCGCAACGCAACacccaacaaaatacaaatttatatcaTTATCATGTTGAGCTATTCTACACAGTCATAGATATGCAACTTCAAGAGCTTAACAACTGTTTCTCAGAGGCGAATACCGATTTGCTACTTTGTATGGCTTGCTTGAATTCAAGTAATTCATTTGTggcttttgataaggaaaagttGATATGTCTAGCAAAGTTCTATCCATCTAATTTTCTTGGGACAGATATCTTGGCACTTGACTCTCAACTTCAGAATTACATTTTTGATATGCGCAACAATGACTTGTTTTCAGAGCTTCAAGGAGTTAGTGAATTTGCTGAAAAAGTTAGTGAACACAGAGAAGCATGA
- the LOC142629037 gene encoding uncharacterized protein LOC142629037, protein MARTLAEDSSSELKRARRRGYDVKKVMVDQGSGADIMYLDLYKGLNLKLKDLTDYDSLLISFEGKTIIPKGQIRLSVQSCSEVVEVDFIVEDADSTYKAIVARPWLHALGAVSSTLHVKVKFPSGD, encoded by the exons ATGGCACGAACCCTTGCAGAGGATTCTAGTTCTGAGCTGAAGAGGGCTAGAAGAA GGGGCTACGACGTGAAAAAggtaatggttgatcagggtagtggtgcagatattatgtaccttGATTTATACAAGGGGCTAAACTTGAAGCTTAAGGATTTGACGGATTATGATTCACTgttaataagttttgagggGAAAACTATCataccaaaggggcaaattagATTATCTGTGCAATCATGCTCAGAGGTAGTAGAAGTGGACTTCATTGTGGAGGATGCCGATTCTACCTACAAggccattgtggcaagaccgTGGCTTCATGCTTTAGGTgctgtttcctcaactctacatgtTAAAGTGAAGTTTCCATCTGGGGATTAG